The Helianthus annuus cultivar XRQ/B chromosome 16, HanXRQr2.0-SUNRISE, whole genome shotgun sequence genome includes a window with the following:
- the LOC110919422 gene encoding proline-rich extensin-like protein EPR1 has protein sequence MSAAPGSPHEFEFDPEFEDEFDPVFPPDFDPDHEIEFIPVDQPLEAPVAPIDPFLDIPADFDMDFADPKPVMAPEPVVAPDPVPVHDPILDDAPFVAPPVVDAPAIAPPIIDIPIVAPPVVDVPITDAPVLAPPVVDHAPFATHVDPRYAYTRNGWIEDDDDYPPFVLPATPPVAPVSAYIDVPFFHPHIANVHRTDLPITFLQDIPPPRPGEGPSTGPHDHMRPTTTAFPFMPSFTPTAHTHMPPTTSSFVPSGEPFLWSSPNVMPLSDPYHPFHVGHTTEDILASLQLQ, from the coding sequence ATGTCAGCTGCACCTGGTTCACCCCACGAGTTTGAGTTTGATCCTGAGTTCGAGGACGAGTTTGATCCAGTTTTTCCTCCTGATTTTGATCCCGATCACGAGATCGAGTTTATTCCTGTTGACCAGCCCTTGGAGGCACCAGTGGCTCCTATTGATCCGTTTCTTGATATACCTGCCGACTTCGATATGGACTTTGCCGACCCTAAGCCTGTCATGGCACCAGAGCCTGTTGTTGCTCCTGATCCTGTACCGGTGCACGACCCTATTCTTGATGATGCTCCATTCGTGGCCCCGCCTGTTGTGGATGCACCAGCCATTGCGCCACCCATTATTGATATTCCCATTGTTGCACCACCAGTGGTGGATGTTCCTATTACTGATGCACCCGTTCTTGCACCACCTGTTGTCGACCATGCACCATTCGCCACGCATGTCGACCCTCGATACGCTTACACCCGTAATGGGTGGATCGAGGATGATGATGACTACCCACCATTTGTACTACCAGCCACTCCTCCTGTAGCACCTGTTTCCGCATATATTGACGTTCCGTTTTTCCACCCACACATCGCTAATGTCCATCGCACCGACTTGCCTATTACTTTCCTCCAGGATATACCCcctccccgtccaggggaaggaccTTCTACTGGGCCACATGATCACATGCGACCCACGACAACTGCTTTTCCATTCATGCCTTCTTTTACTCCAACTGCACACACTCACATGCCACCCACTACATCTTCCTTTGTACCATCGGGCGAGCCATTTTTGTGGTCATCGCCCAATGTTATGCCGCTATCAGACCCGTATCACCCGTTCCATGTTGGTCACACCACAGAGGACATACTTGCATCCCTGCAGCTACAGTAG